From the Scylla paramamosain isolate STU-SP2022 chromosome 15, ASM3559412v1, whole genome shotgun sequence genome, one window contains:
- the LOC135107429 gene encoding putative uncharacterized protein DDB_G0292292 → MADLYQSSLLEPTAPPEHLLHSPATKKPPKVVSGKENNGKEKTPASSTSSRPGHSLTPLLNYFTKRRKINNNNNNNNNNNSKFSRDHSSKETETRGNGSHSKEIESGGKRFAFFRGKQTSELSPVKESVEATAASEKKDTTLSQDPQFDAKQPESLEPQARDEMEVLCHGLIEKTESFSKKCLLSHSGHETDSDTESVVAEKHSNKTRSDEADMSERQEQLNNINLKRCMDATMPQSIGSTTTLPAHSESLSIPPVIEEIEEGSVDEPPVIEVILPQREPPVKSSSGIQPMQSVDGNVDVHNNVKKRRKLRHILRHFLSMNSSFVKEDKQRLVEDEEEDDEEEEHEMVETAIDEQECQGENTCPVSKTPLTRDDTDAVTTDKKRQPGTKGHCRGWGHRVRRSLGRGCHYLGLSVLNITNYIVAEATFMGSVNPSRNYDWDYIYSTNEYGVKDYMYD, encoded by the exons ATGGCAGATCTGTATCAGAGCAGCCTCCTGGAGCCCACCGCGCCGCCAGAACACCTGCTGCACAGCCCTGCCACAAAGAAGCCACCCAAGGTAGTTAGCGGAAAAGAGAATAATGGCAAGGAAAAGACACCGGCCTCCAGTACTTCCTCCCGCCCTggtcactccctcactccactcCTGAATTATTTTACAAAACGTCGaaaaatcaataacaacaacaacaacaacaataataataatagcaaattCAGTCGTGACCATTCCTCTAAGGAAACAGAGACGCGTGGGAACGGCTCTCATTCCAAGGAGATAGAAAGTGGAGGTAAAAGATTCGCTTTCTTTCGAGGTAAACAAACTTCGGAACTTTCTCCTGTAAAAGAGTCTGTTGAGGCTACAGCTGcttcagaaaagaaagatacaacACTGTCACAAGATCCACAGTTTGATGCTAAACAGCCAGAGAGTTTGGAACCTCAAGCCAGAGATGAAATGGAAGTGTTGTGTCACGGACTGATTGAAAAAACAGAATCATTTAGCAAAAAGTGTCTCCTCTCCCATTCAGGTCATGAGACCGACTCGGACACAGAATCAGTTGTCGCCGAAAAACACAGCAATAAGACGAGATCTGACGAGGCTGACATGTCTGAGAGGCAGGAGCAACTGAACAATATCAACCTCAAGCGATGCATGGACGCCACGATGCCTCAGTCTATAGGTTCAACAACAACGCTCCCAGCCCACTCTGAAAGTCTCTCTATCCCACCTGTGATCGAAGAGATTGAAGAGGGTAGCGTCGACGAACCGCCAGTCATCGAAGTCATCTTGCCCCAGCGAGAACCCCCCGTCAAATCGTCGTCAGGAATACAGCCTATGCAAAGCGTGGACGGCAACGTGGATGTTCATAACAACGTGAAGAAACGCCGCAAGCTGAGGCACATCCTGCGACATTTCCTCAGTATGAACAGTAGCTTTGTAAAAGAGGATAAACAACGGTTagtggaagacgaggaagaagacgatgaagaagaagagcatGAGATGGTTGAGACCGCCATTGACGAACAGGAGTGCCAAGGAGAAAACACATGCCCCGTCTCGAAAACACCACTAACTCGAGATGACACAGACGCCGTGACTACCGATAAGAAGAGGCAGCCCGGAACGAAA GGCCATTGTCGGGGATGGGGCCACCGCGTCCGCCGCTCTCTGGGCCGCGGGTGTCACTACCTCGGGCTGAGCGTCCTCAACATCACCAATTACATCGTTGCCGAGGCTACCTTCATGGGCTCTGTCAACCCCAGCAGAAACTACGACTGGGATTACATCTACAGCACCAACGAGTACGGGGTGAAAGACTACATGTACGACTAG